A genomic region of Papaver somniferum cultivar HN1 chromosome 7, ASM357369v1, whole genome shotgun sequence contains the following coding sequences:
- the LOC113300120 gene encoding uncharacterized protein LOC113300120 isoform X1, whose amino-acid sequence MALISHSAQHGSYEAFRSRPLSWSKEVQLKPIVTLRMVEPSNRSASWEQCRLCISRREVKRLKVLAFKGSSQNDESGYRAKGSKVRRSSVKLSDVPHKGEETVTESPEIQDNPLSCCAGKEETLASSPAIQKLFKKWLMMLRTQSSNQISDGVFGLGPPQSEKAESQIRSQEKENGKILKAVGCYFWGLDATIKIPLLIFIPLYMAVNIKYGVEVSKELTPLWILGPVIVALYIKILRAIGSLYVFTFKQTIRIAKSVPSYYLLAYSYISQGKLKEGPRKFFWQPVEDMKNMNYKEVSQSKLKELQEWLVERFLDSREAIWPVYCRTIRFLKRAHLI is encoded by the exons ATGGCATTGATATCTCACTCCGCACAG CACGGTTCTTATGAAGCATTCCGGTCGAGACCTCTATCATGGAGCAAAGAGGTGCAGTTAAAACCAATTGTTACTCTTCGAATGGTTGAGCCATCAAATAGGAGTGCTTCATGGGAGCAGTGCAGATTATGTATAAG CAGGAGAGAGGTGAAGCGGCTGAAGGTATTAGCTTTTAAAGGCAGTTCCCAGAATGATGAATCAGGATATAGAGCCAAGGGATCCAAAGTCCGCAGAAGCTCTGTTAAGCTCTCTGATGTGCCACATAAGGGTGAAGAAACTGTAACAGAATCTCCTGAGATACAAGACAATCCACTCTCTTGTTGTGCGGGAAAAGAAGAGACTCTAGCAAGTTCTCCGGCCATACAGAAATTATTCAAGAAATGGCTGATGATGTTGCGCACCCAATCATCAAATCAAATAAGTGATGGAGTTTTTGGCCTTGGACCACCTCAAAGTGAAAAGGCAGAAAGTCAAATCAGGAGCCAAGAGAAGGAGAATGGGAAGATATTGAAGGCGGTTGGATGCTACTTTTGGGGACTAGACGCAACAATAAAGATCCCACTGCTTATTTT CATCCCTTTGTACATGGCGGTAAACATAAAATACGGGGTTGAAGTCTCTAAAGAGCTAACACCGCTTTGGATCTTAGGCCCTGTGATTGTTGCTCTCTATATCAAGATACTTCGGGCTATAGGCTCTCTTTATGTTTTCACTTTCAAGCAGACGATCAGAATAGCTAAGAGTGTACCATCCTATTACCTTCTGGCTTACAGCTACATCTCTCAAGGAAAGCTCAAGGAAGGCCCAAGGAAGTTTTTCTGGCAACCTGTTGAAGATATGAAGAACATGAACTACAAAGAAGTATCACAAAGTAAACTAAAAGAGCTGCAAGAATGGTTAGTGGAGAGGTTCCTAGACTCCAGGGAAGCAATCTGGCCAGTATACTGTAGAACAATCAGATTCCTAAAAAGGGCTCATCTCATCTAG
- the LOC113300120 gene encoding uncharacterized protein LOC113300120 isoform X2, which produces MALISHSAQHGSYEAFRSRPLSWSKEVQLKPIVTLRMVEPSNRSASWEQCRLCIRREVKRLKVLAFKGSSQNDESGYRAKGSKVRRSSVKLSDVPHKGEETVTESPEIQDNPLSCCAGKEETLASSPAIQKLFKKWLMMLRTQSSNQISDGVFGLGPPQSEKAESQIRSQEKENGKILKAVGCYFWGLDATIKIPLLIFIPLYMAVNIKYGVEVSKELTPLWILGPVIVALYIKILRAIGSLYVFTFKQTIRIAKSVPSYYLLAYSYISQGKLKEGPRKFFWQPVEDMKNMNYKEVSQSKLKELQEWLVERFLDSREAIWPVYCRTIRFLKRAHLI; this is translated from the exons ATGGCATTGATATCTCACTCCGCACAG CACGGTTCTTATGAAGCATTCCGGTCGAGACCTCTATCATGGAGCAAAGAGGTGCAGTTAAAACCAATTGTTACTCTTCGAATGGTTGAGCCATCAAATAGGAGTGCTTCATGGGAGCAGTGCAGATTATGTATAAG GAGAGAGGTGAAGCGGCTGAAGGTATTAGCTTTTAAAGGCAGTTCCCAGAATGATGAATCAGGATATAGAGCCAAGGGATCCAAAGTCCGCAGAAGCTCTGTTAAGCTCTCTGATGTGCCACATAAGGGTGAAGAAACTGTAACAGAATCTCCTGAGATACAAGACAATCCACTCTCTTGTTGTGCGGGAAAAGAAGAGACTCTAGCAAGTTCTCCGGCCATACAGAAATTATTCAAGAAATGGCTGATGATGTTGCGCACCCAATCATCAAATCAAATAAGTGATGGAGTTTTTGGCCTTGGACCACCTCAAAGTGAAAAGGCAGAAAGTCAAATCAGGAGCCAAGAGAAGGAGAATGGGAAGATATTGAAGGCGGTTGGATGCTACTTTTGGGGACTAGACGCAACAATAAAGATCCCACTGCTTATTTT CATCCCTTTGTACATGGCGGTAAACATAAAATACGGGGTTGAAGTCTCTAAAGAGCTAACACCGCTTTGGATCTTAGGCCCTGTGATTGTTGCTCTCTATATCAAGATACTTCGGGCTATAGGCTCTCTTTATGTTTTCACTTTCAAGCAGACGATCAGAATAGCTAAGAGTGTACCATCCTATTACCTTCTGGCTTACAGCTACATCTCTCAAGGAAAGCTCAAGGAAGGCCCAAGGAAGTTTTTCTGGCAACCTGTTGAAGATATGAAGAACATGAACTACAAAGAAGTATCACAAAGTAAACTAAAAGAGCTGCAAGAATGGTTAGTGGAGAGGTTCCTAGACTCCAGGGAAGCAATCTGGCCAGTATACTGTAGAACAATCAGATTCCTAAAAAGGGCTCATCTCATCTAG
- the LOC113296323 gene encoding uncharacterized protein LOC113296323, with product MKRQDREFEVGDLVLLKVSPMKGVLHFGKKGKLAPRFIGPFPIIERIGKVAYRLALPERFFGVHNVFHVSMLRKNVCDADQHPLIDYHDLELQKDASYEEKPYKIVDRREHVLRRKTIPMVKVQWHHHNDKEVTWEREDDMLKRYPDLFEDTESTT from the coding sequence ATGAAACGTCAAGATAGAGAGTTTGAGGTGGGAGACCTAGTGCTTCTCAAAGTGTCACCTATGAAGGGTGTCTTGCATTTCGGTAAAAAGGGAAAGCTTGCTCCTCGCTTCATTGGGCCTTTCCCCATTATTGAAAGGATTGGGAAGGTTGCTTACCGTCTTGCTTTACCGGAGAGATTCTTCGGAGTTCATAACGTGTTTCATGTATCTATGCTTCGAAAGAATGTGTGTGACGCGGACCAGCATCCGTTGATAGACTATCATGATCTGGAGTTACAGAAAGATGCTTCTTACGAGGAGAAACCGTATAAAATTGTCGATCGTAGAGAGCATGTCCTTCGAAGGAAGACCATCCCAATGGTAAAAGTTCAGTGGCATCATCATAATGACAAGGAAGTCACCTGGGAGCGTGAGGATGACATGCTTAAACGTTATCCCGATCTTTTTGAAGATACGGAAAGTACAACTTAA
- the LOC113296322 gene encoding zinc finger BED domain-containing protein DAYSLEEPER-like has product MDNNRTPREIRILDPENLNFGEDELELDNENGIQEENQEPPVVGTQRKEMELRSDVWKNFDRVKKLHQGAMKKRAICKICKCEFVGDPSAGNSHLKMHMQTKHSNGNDATQSQINVSTSSISSFKYSQKSMREGLAIYVAGAEQPFTFAADARLERWIKNYVQPGFSSVSRNTNRSDVSNVFISQKQLLKTEFHNHVGAISFTSDMWTGVNDLGFLSLTAHYVDPTSWVMHKRIIALRMIPFPHTELEIYKCISSIFTEYNISNKCFSITFDNHSANTNAIDNFKRA; this is encoded by the coding sequence aTGGATAATAATAGGACACCTAGAGAAATTAGAATTTTAGACCCAGAAAACTTAAATTTTGGAGAAGATGAGTTAGAATTAGACAATGAAAATGGAATCCAAGAAGAAAATCAAGAACCACCTGTTGTAGGTACACAAAGAAAAGAAATGGAACTTAGGTCCGATGTATGGAAAAATTTTGATAGGGTAAAAAAGTTACATCAAGGAGCTATGAAAAAAAGAGCTATTTGTAAAATTTGTAAATGTGAATTTGTCGGTGATCCCAGTGCTGGTAATAGTCATTTAAAAATGCACATGCAGACCAAACATTCTAACGGAAATGACGCTACACAGTCACAAATAAATGTTAGTACTAGTTCCATATCAAGTTTCAAATACTCCCAAAAATCAATGAGGGAGGGATTGGCCATATACGTAGCAGGAGCAGAACAACCTTTTACTTTTGCTGCAGATGCTAGATTAGAAAGATGGATCAAAAATTATGTTCAACCAGGATTTTCTAGTGTAAGTAGAAATACTAatagaagtgatgtttctaatgtttttatttcacaaaaacaatTGTTAAAGACTGAATTCCACAATCACGTTGGTGCGATTTCTTTTACTTCGGATATGTGGACTGGGGTTAATGATTTAGGATTTTTATCACTTACTGCACATTATGTTGATCCCACATCTTGGGTGATGCACAAAAGAATTATTGCACTTCGTATGATACCATTTCCTCACACAGAGCTTGAAATATATAAATGCATATCATCTATATTTACTGAGTATAACATTTCAAACAAATGTTTTAGCATTACTTTTGATAATCATTCAGCTAATACAAATGCGATCGATAATTTTAAACGTGCATGA